A genome region from Paralichthys olivaceus isolate ysfri-2021 chromosome 6, ASM2471397v2, whole genome shotgun sequence includes the following:
- the cox4i2 gene encoding cytochrome c oxidase subunit 4 isoform 2, mitochondrial, translated as MLHLTAGRVGSLLARRATAALSTSSVRMASHSHDVAESVDMSQPTYADCVDNPLPDRPYKDTLTTADQSLKQKEKGPWSQLSKEEKVALYRLMFCQTFPEMKQPSAEWKSVLGGIFIFLGFTGLIVWWQKVYVYPPTPRTFDDEWQAKQIKRMLDMRVNPIQGFAAKWDYEKGQWK; from the exons ATGCTCCACCTGACGGCAGGGCGGGTGGGAAGCCTCCTGGCCAGGCGCGCCACTGCGGCCTTGAGCACCAGCAGCGTGAGGATGGCGAGCCACAGCCACG ACGTGGCAGAGAGCGTAGACATGTCTCAGCCCACATACGCTGACTGTGTGGACAACCCTCTGCCTGATAGACCCTACAAGGACACACTGACGACTGCTGACCAGAGCCTGAAGCAGAAGGAGAAAGGACCCTGGAGCCAACTGTCCAAAGAGGAGAAGGTCGCCT TGTATCGGCTGATGTTCTGCCAGACCTTCCCCGAGATGAAGCAGCCATCAGCAGAGTGGAAGTCCGTCTTGGGGGGCATCTTCATCTTTCTGGGTTTCACTGGACTGATAGTCTGGTGGCAGAAAGTCTACG TCTACCCTCCGACTCCCAGGACCTTCGATGACGAATGGCAGGCCAAACAGATAAAGAGGATGTTGGACATGAGGGTCAACCCAATCCAGGGCTTCGCCGCCAAGTGGGACTATGAGAAGGGCCAGTGGAAGTAG